In Rhodoferax koreense, a genomic segment contains:
- a CDS encoding META and DUF4377 domain-containing protein, which produces MTSPPATSADWMPLLQAQRWRLESATDATGRPIAALAPRADRPLLLSFEPEGRLGVRGGCNQMSGAYTVSDGGALAVSQLMSTRMACAPALMQVDATLSSLLAQPVQLALVAASAAEAPKLRLTTANQTALVFVGQPTSETRYGGPATLVFMEVAARQVACSHPLIPNARCLQVRERSYDAQGRSTGTPGPWQPLYGEIEGYTHTEGVRNVLRVKRFQRAGPVPADASATVLVLDLVVETEATPS; this is translated from the coding sequence ATGACCAGCCCACCCGCCACCAGCGCCGACTGGATGCCGCTGTTGCAGGCGCAGCGCTGGCGGCTCGAATCGGCCACGGACGCCACCGGCCGGCCCATCGCCGCGCTCGCGCCGCGTGCGGACCGTCCGCTGCTGTTGAGCTTCGAGCCCGAAGGCCGCCTCGGCGTGCGCGGCGGGTGCAACCAGATGAGCGGAGCGTATACGGTGAGCGATGGCGGCGCGCTCGCCGTCTCGCAACTGATGTCCACGCGCATGGCCTGCGCGCCGGCGCTGATGCAGGTCGACGCCACGCTCTCGTCCTTGCTGGCGCAGCCGGTGCAACTGGCGCTGGTGGCCGCATCGGCGGCTGAGGCGCCGAAGCTGCGTTTGACCACAGCCAACCAGACCGCCCTGGTCTTCGTCGGCCAGCCGACGAGCGAGACCCGCTACGGCGGCCCGGCGACGCTGGTGTTCATGGAGGTGGCCGCCAGGCAGGTGGCGTGTTCGCATCCGCTTATCCCCAACGCACGCTGCCTGCAGGTGCGCGAGCGCAGCTACGACGCGCAGGGCCGCTCCACGGGCACGCCAGGGCCCTGGCAGCCGCTTTACGGCGAGATCGAGGGCTACACCCACACCGAGGGCGTTCGCAACGTGCTGCGGGTCAAGCGCTTCCAGCGCGCCGGGCCGGTGCCCGCGGACGCGTCGGCCACCGTGCTGGTGCTCGATCTGGTCGTCGAGACCGAAGCCACGCCGTCTTGA
- a CDS encoding oxidoreductase-like domain-containing protein, whose protein sequence is MTVIDWANAPITGVVDARQMFDALQARAATAGLALRAPPPEPSSCCGRGCNGCVWEGYYAAVAYWRDEALLMLD, encoded by the coding sequence ATGACGGTCATCGACTGGGCGAACGCCCCGATCACCGGTGTGGTGGACGCCCGTCAGATGTTCGATGCGCTGCAGGCGCGCGCCGCAACCGCCGGCCTGGCCCTGCGCGCACCGCCGCCGGAGCCCAGCAGTTGCTGCGGCCGCGGCTGCAACGGCTGCGTGTGGGAAGGGTATTACGCCGCCGTCGCCTACTGGCGCGACGAGGCGCTGCTCATGCTGGACTGA
- the gshA gene encoding glutamate--cysteine ligase: MNSPSAPASASLPQRLAALAPGALQGIRRGIEKESLRAKPDGSLALTPHPEALGSALTHPHITTDFSESQVELITGVHADVEACLAELKEVHQFTYKTLEAMGDEMLWVSSMPCGLPTDETIPLGRYGSSNVGRAKSVYRMGLGHRYGRRMQTISGIHYNWSLPGVSSEDYFGLIRNFRRHAFLLLYLFGASPAVCSSFVAGRQHELQALNENTMYMPHGTSLRMGRLGYQSDAQASLAVSYNSLDGYGASLQEALTRPYPAYTKVGVKNPGGDYNQLGTSLLQIENEFYGTIRPKRVIFPGERPLHALRERGVEYVEVRLLDLDPFEPIGINAQTMRFIDVFLLHCLLSDSPPDSPEEIAALARNQHRVAARGREPGLLLERGGQEVPLTDWGRELVAQCAPIAAALDAAHGVRLYSEALQAATAALGDPDSLASARVLKAMQQDFDGSFIDYTRARSAQTRAALLAEPFSAAQQARFSAMSAQSVEEQKAIEGADTMPFDIYLTQYLSPGRLGLKPRQAAQKVGPDTASTSVKATAPVH; the protein is encoded by the coding sequence ATGAACAGTCCGTCCGCGCCCGCCAGCGCCTCCCTGCCGCAACGCCTCGCCGCGCTCGCGCCGGGCGCCCTGCAGGGCATCCGCCGCGGCATCGAGAAAGAAAGCCTGCGTGCCAAGCCGGACGGCAGCCTCGCGCTCACGCCGCACCCGGAAGCGCTCGGCTCCGCCCTGACCCATCCGCACATCACCACCGATTTCAGCGAGTCGCAGGTGGAACTCATCACCGGCGTGCATGCCGACGTCGAAGCCTGCCTGGCCGAACTGAAGGAAGTGCACCAGTTCACCTACAAGACGCTCGAGGCCATGGGCGACGAGATGCTGTGGGTATCGAGCATGCCCTGCGGCCTGCCCACCGACGAGACCATCCCGCTCGGCCGCTACGGCAGTTCCAACGTCGGCCGCGCCAAGAGCGTCTACCGCATGGGCCTGGGCCACCGCTATGGCCGACGCATGCAGACGATTTCAGGCATCCACTACAACTGGTCGCTGCCTGGCGTGTCGAGTGAAGACTACTTCGGCCTGATCCGCAATTTCCGCCGTCATGCCTTCTTGCTGCTGTACCTGTTCGGCGCCTCGCCGGCCGTGTGTTCGAGCTTCGTCGCCGGGCGCCAGCACGAGTTGCAGGCGCTGAACGAGAACACCATGTACATGCCGCACGGCACCTCGCTGCGCATGGGCCGGCTCGGCTACCAGAGCGACGCGCAGGCCTCGCTGGCGGTGAGCTACAACAGCCTGGACGGCTACGGCGCCTCGCTGCAGGAGGCGCTGACGCGGCCCTATCCGGCCTACACCAAGGTCGGCGTGAAGAACCCCGGCGGCGACTACAACCAGCTCGGCACCAGCCTGCTGCAGATCGAGAACGAGTTCTACGGCACGATCCGTCCGAAGCGCGTGATCTTCCCCGGCGAGCGGCCGCTGCATGCGCTGCGCGAACGCGGCGTCGAATACGTGGAAGTGCGCCTGCTCGACCTGGATCCGTTCGAGCCCATTGGCATCAACGCCCAGACCATGCGCTTCATCGACGTGTTCCTGCTGCACTGCCTGCTGTCCGACAGCCCGCCCGATTCGCCCGAGGAGATCGCCGCCCTGGCGCGCAACCAGCACCGCGTGGCCGCGCGTGGCCGCGAGCCTGGCCTGCTGCTCGAACGCGGCGGCCAGGAAGTGCCGCTGACCGATTGGGGCCGCGAACTGGTCGCGCAATGCGCGCCGATCGCCGCCGCACTGGATGCCGCGCATGGTGTGCGCCTCTACAGCGAAGCGCTGCAGGCCGCCACCGCGGCGCTCGGCGATCCCGACAGCCTGGCCTCGGCGCGTGTGCTGAAGGCGATGCAGCAGGACTTCGACGGCTCGTTCATCGACTACACGCGTGCGCGCTCGGCCCAGACCCGTGCCGCCCTGCTCGCCGAGCCTTTCAGCGCAGCGCAACAGGCCCGCTTCAGCGCCATGTCGGCGCAGTCGGTCGAAGAGCAGAAGGCCATCGAAGGCGCCGACACCATGCCCTTCGACATCTACCTCACGCAATACCTGTCGCCCGGCCGTCTCGGCCTGAAGCCGCGCCAGGCCGCGCAGAAGGTGGGTCCGGACACGGCCTCCACGTCCGTGAAGGCCACGGCGCCCGTGCACTGA
- a CDS encoding NUDIX hydrolase: MELNYSVVHTPPRAAASVVLLRDGPLGLEVFLVQRHGASEVLGGAYVFPGGKLDAEDAEPELLAALDRPLDRLHAAMGEPDIDAATAAALHVAALREVFEESGVLFARPGTLAEVGNAAALLREGTPFNAALVQLGLRLQTAAVLPWSRWVTPTSPSVMNKRFDTRFFVAAVPEGQAAVHDNHEAVHSLWLPPRVALEQYWDGAIDLAPPQIMSLAHLARHATLETVFAEARARRPPVIQPEPFDDEGVRTICYPGDPRHSIAARALPGPTRLRYRNKRFEPVEGFEALFN, translated from the coding sequence ATGGAACTCAACTACAGCGTCGTCCACACCCCCCCGCGCGCGGCTGCCAGCGTCGTGCTGCTGCGCGATGGCCCGCTCGGGCTGGAAGTGTTCCTGGTGCAGCGCCACGGCGCGTCCGAAGTGCTCGGCGGCGCGTATGTGTTCCCTGGCGGCAAGCTGGATGCGGAAGATGCCGAGCCCGAACTGCTGGCCGCGCTCGACCGGCCGCTCGATCGACTGCACGCGGCCATGGGTGAACCCGACATCGACGCCGCCACCGCCGCGGCCCTGCACGTGGCGGCGCTGCGGGAAGTGTTCGAGGAGTCCGGCGTGTTGTTCGCGCGCCCGGGCACGCTGGCCGAAGTCGGCAACGCGGCGGCCCTGCTGCGCGAAGGCACGCCGTTCAATGCCGCGCTGGTGCAGCTCGGCCTGCGGCTGCAGACGGCGGCCGTGCTGCCCTGGTCGCGCTGGGTCACGCCGACCTCGCCCTCCGTGATGAACAAACGCTTCGACACGCGCTTCTTCGTGGCTGCCGTGCCGGAGGGCCAGGCGGCGGTGCACGACAACCACGAGGCGGTGCACAGCCTCTGGCTGCCGCCGCGTGTGGCGCTCGAACAATACTGGGACGGTGCGATCGACCTCGCGCCGCCGCAGATCATGAGCCTGGCGCATCTGGCGCGCCACGCCACGTTGGAGACCGTGTTCGCCGAGGCGCGCGCACGGCGCCCACCCGTGATCCAGCCCGAGCCCTTCGACGACGAGGGCGTCCGCACGATCTGCTACCCGGGCGATCCGCGCCACAGCATCGCGGCGCGCGCCTTGCCCGGGCCGACCCGCCTGCGTTACCGCAACAAACGTTTCGAGCCGGTCGAAGGCTTCGAGGCCCTGTTCAACTGA
- the nudC gene encoding NAD(+) diphosphatase yields the protein MLKTPPSFVPLLTAPDLAEHPAPLNFVFRGDELLVRQDAAELPAAFEPVPDAFLPVGVLEGRYARATWLAREAVAPEGFEFRKLRSLFGVMDEGLVAVAGRAYQIAEWARTHRFCGACATPTERVAGERCARCPACGMVAYPRISPAMMVLIKKGEAVLLARHLHHPAQFFTALAGFVEAGESIEETVHREVYEEVGLRVRDVAYFGSQPWPFPHSLMLAFTAEYESGEIRVDENEIAEAGWFGPGDVMPKYPPRGFSIAGELIHAHLPRG from the coding sequence ATGCTCAAGACCCCGCCTTCTTTCGTGCCCCTGCTCACGGCACCCGATCTGGCCGAACATCCCGCGCCGCTGAATTTCGTCTTTCGTGGCGATGAACTGCTGGTGCGGCAGGATGCAGCGGAACTGCCAGCCGCGTTCGAGCCGGTGCCCGATGCCTTCCTGCCCGTGGGTGTGCTCGAAGGGCGTTATGCCCGTGCCACGTGGCTGGCGCGCGAGGCCGTCGCGCCAGAGGGGTTCGAATTCCGCAAGCTGCGTTCGCTTTTCGGCGTGATGGACGAGGGCTTGGTGGCGGTGGCCGGACGCGCCTACCAGATCGCCGAGTGGGCGCGTACCCACCGTTTCTGCGGCGCCTGCGCCACCCCGACCGAGAGGGTGGCCGGGGAACGCTGTGCGCGTTGCCCGGCCTGCGGCATGGTGGCCTATCCGCGCATTTCGCCGGCCATGATGGTGCTGATCAAGAAAGGCGAGGCCGTGCTGCTGGCGCGCCACCTGCATCATCCGGCGCAGTTCTTCACCGCGCTCGCCGGTTTCGTCGAAGCCGGTGAGTCGATCGAGGAAACCGTGCACCGCGAGGTGTACGAGGAAGTCGGCCTCAGGGTGCGCGACGTGGCTTATTTCGGCAGCCAGCCCTGGCCTTTTCCGCATTCACTGATGCTGGCCTTCACGGCGGAATACGAGAGCGGCGAGATCCGCGTGGATGAAAACGAGATTGCCGAAGCCGGCTGGTTCGGCCCCGGCGATGTGATGCCCAAATATCCGCCGCGCGGGTTTTCGATCGCCGGGGAGTTGATCCACGCGCACCTGCCGCGCGGCTGA
- a CDS encoding HPF/RaiA family ribosome-associated protein, translating to MQIQVNTGNGIENKETLERWAQAELTETLSHFKGELTRVEVHLSDENGDKAGGSDKRCAMEARLTHHQPVAVTHHGATQDEAFRGASGKLKRLLDSTLGRLKDHRDHGSIRKDGTLEAEPGL from the coding sequence ATGCAAATCCAAGTCAACACCGGCAATGGGATCGAAAACAAGGAAACACTGGAACGCTGGGCACAGGCCGAGCTGACCGAAACCCTGAGCCATTTCAAGGGTGAACTGACCCGCGTCGAGGTCCATCTCAGCGACGAGAACGGCGACAAGGCCGGCGGCAGCGACAAACGCTGCGCCATGGAAGCCCGTCTCACGCACCACCAACCCGTCGCCGTGACGCACCATGGCGCCACGCAGGACGAAGCCTTCCGCGGCGCCAGCGGCAAACTCAAGCGGCTGCTGGACAGCACGCTGGGCCGCTTGAAGGACCACCGCGACCACGGCTCGATCCGCAAGGATGGCACGCTGGAAGCCGAACCCGGCCTCTGA
- the ylqF gene encoding ribosome biogenesis GTPase YlqF has protein sequence MAIQWFPGHMHVTKKAVIDRVKEIDVVIELLDARLPGSSANPMLAELTLGKPALKVLNKQDLADPARTALWMAHYNALPGTQAIALDASEPAPAQRLVQACHGLAPNRGGMAKPMRVLVCGIPNVGKSTLINTLKGKRAAKTGDEAGITRLEQRITIADDFYLYDTPGMLWPRIIVPQSGYHLAASGAVGRNAYEEEEVAQELLAVLRRSYFGLLQARYRLGAAEVFEGQDEEALLTEIGRKRGTLLGGGRVNLQKAAEIVIYEFRAGTLGRITLETPEEFAQWLAAGQLADAQRQAKKDRRKQRGAPAAPNPADSADPE, from the coding sequence ATGGCCATCCAATGGTTCCCCGGTCACATGCACGTGACCAAGAAAGCCGTCATCGACCGCGTCAAGGAAATCGACGTGGTGATCGAACTGCTCGACGCCCGCCTGCCCGGCTCCAGCGCCAACCCGATGCTGGCCGAGCTCACGCTGGGCAAACCCGCGCTCAAGGTGCTCAACAAGCAGGACCTGGCGGACCCGGCACGCACCGCGTTGTGGATGGCCCACTACAACGCGCTGCCCGGCACGCAGGCGATCGCGCTGGACGCGAGCGAGCCCGCGCCCGCGCAACGCCTGGTGCAGGCCTGCCACGGGCTCGCGCCGAACCGCGGCGGCATGGCCAAGCCGATGCGCGTGCTGGTCTGCGGCATTCCCAACGTGGGCAAGTCCACGCTGATCAACACGCTCAAGGGCAAACGCGCGGCCAAGACCGGGGACGAGGCCGGCATCACGCGGCTCGAGCAGCGCATCACCATCGCCGACGACTTCTACCTCTACGACACCCCAGGCATGCTGTGGCCGCGCATCATCGTGCCGCAAAGCGGCTACCACCTGGCCGCCAGCGGCGCCGTGGGCCGCAACGCGTATGAGGAAGAGGAAGTGGCGCAGGAACTGCTGGCCGTGCTGCGGCGCAGCTATTTCGGGCTGCTGCAGGCGCGCTACCGGCTCGGTGCGGCCGAGGTCTTCGAGGGCCAGGACGAAGAGGCGCTGCTTACCGAGATCGGCCGCAAACGCGGCACGCTGCTCGGCGGCGGCCGGGTGAACCTGCAGAAGGCGGCGGAGATCGTGATTTACGAATTCCGCGCCGGCACGCTGGGCCGCATCACGCTGGAAACGCCGGAGGAATTCGCCCAGTGGCTGGCCGCCGGGCAACTGGCCGACGCCCAACGCCAGGCGAAGAAGGACCGCCGCAAGCAGCGCGGTGCGCCCGCCGCGCCCAATCCGGCAGACTCAGCCGATCCGGAATGA
- a CDS encoding EAL domain-containing protein, whose protein sequence is MWQQIFGNLGEGWGRQGGGIPALLLHTAAVAGWLPTLLWWVQKTPRSRLHAERYVQAGYGLAFGLCAVLFIALATQTPDLLTSRWPLCVSGDLVFLAGLLGGWLGGGIGLSGVALAGLLFGEFGGAGLWASSVMAFAGASMHRWLERRPARHLGHRTLLAVWLAALLAGLCAAVWPAWMDRMSVSRLSADPFFLRLAYAPLSFVVLGGVLLLRRHEAREQAQAGTEPLTGLPNRRALHACLDGLLAQAPDAPNTLITLEIDNLGDMVRLHGHAWPDDFWRQFVPMLCTHRLAAPLMPYQPAAFMFSDLVLAIVLKGVSIETVQRSGLAEAFFNDLAEHLRSTRPGLVAPRLRMGVAMASLPAAGGPRGEFEGGSGPAVSILRDLHLALQGDSRSLRYFYRSFAEKAELDEQLREMLIGWIGAGRAPLHFQPKCQLHTGEIIGAEALLRALDVRGGEVAPAHMLEVAARNHLLVEFEWCTIETVVQAIDRCLRAGRPTPLAVNVSAASIAVPGFGQRLLALLRERGTPCRMLAVEITENSPVPDIDTVADSLLALHAAGVRLSLDDFGTGYSALSMLARFPFNEVKIDHAMVARLEQPRMRAAVSLAYESARRYSATLVAEGVETRQQLDTLLELGVTRGQGYFFAPAMPIEDLLASERFMPFDLTQPDRAQALA, encoded by the coding sequence ATGTGGCAACAGATATTCGGGAATCTGGGGGAGGGCTGGGGCCGGCAGGGCGGCGGCATTCCCGCGCTGCTGCTGCACACGGCGGCGGTCGCTGGCTGGCTGCCGACGCTGCTTTGGTGGGTCCAGAAAACCCCTAGGTCCCGCCTGCACGCAGAACGGTACGTGCAGGCCGGCTACGGCCTCGCATTCGGGCTGTGCGCCGTGTTGTTCATTGCACTGGCCACCCAGACACCGGACCTGCTGACTTCGCGCTGGCCGTTGTGTGTGAGCGGCGATCTGGTGTTCCTGGCCGGCCTGCTTGGCGGCTGGCTGGGTGGCGGCATCGGCCTCTCGGGCGTGGCGCTGGCGGGTCTGCTGTTCGGTGAATTCGGCGGTGCGGGACTGTGGGCCTCCAGCGTCATGGCCTTCGCAGGCGCCTCGATGCACCGGTGGCTCGAGCGGCGGCCGGCTCGGCATTTGGGCCATCGCACGCTCCTGGCCGTCTGGCTGGCGGCGCTGCTGGCCGGGCTCTGTGCGGCGGTGTGGCCGGCCTGGATGGACCGGATGTCGGTCAGTCGCTTGTCGGCCGATCCTTTTTTCCTGCGCTTGGCCTATGCACCACTGTCCTTCGTCGTGCTCGGCGGCGTCCTGCTGCTGCGCCGGCACGAAGCGCGTGAGCAGGCACAGGCCGGCACCGAGCCCTTGACCGGACTGCCCAACCGCCGCGCGCTGCACGCCTGCCTGGACGGCCTGCTGGCGCAGGCGCCCGATGCCCCCAATACGCTGATCACGCTCGAGATCGACAACCTGGGCGACATGGTGCGCTTGCACGGCCACGCCTGGCCCGACGACTTCTGGCGACAGTTCGTCCCGATGCTGTGCACCCACCGGTTGGCCGCGCCGCTGATGCCCTACCAACCCGCGGCCTTCATGTTCAGCGACCTGGTGCTGGCCATCGTGCTCAAGGGCGTGTCGATCGAGACGGTGCAACGCAGCGGGCTGGCCGAAGCGTTTTTCAACGACCTGGCCGAGCACCTGCGCAGCACCCGGCCCGGCCTCGTTGCGCCCCGGCTGCGCATGGGCGTTGCGATGGCGAGCCTGCCCGCCGCGGGAGGGCCGCGCGGGGAGTTCGAAGGCGGCTCGGGTCCTGCGGTGTCCATCCTGCGCGACCTCCATCTCGCGCTGCAGGGCGACTCGCGTTCGCTGCGGTATTTCTACCGTTCGTTCGCCGAAAAGGCCGAACTCGACGAGCAGCTGCGCGAGATGCTGATCGGCTGGATCGGCGCCGGCCGCGCGCCGTTGCACTTCCAGCCCAAGTGCCAGCTGCATACGGGCGAGATCATCGGTGCCGAAGCCCTGCTGCGCGCGCTGGACGTGCGGGGTGGCGAGGTGGCGCCGGCGCACATGCTCGAGGTGGCTGCGCGCAACCACCTGCTGGTCGAATTCGAATGGTGCACCATCGAGACCGTGGTGCAGGCCATCGACCGCTGCCTGCGCGCCGGCCGGCCGACGCCGTTGGCGGTGAACGTGTCGGCCGCGTCCATCGCCGTGCCGGGTTTCGGGCAGCGGCTGCTGGCGCTGCTGCGCGAGCGTGGCACGCCGTGCCGGATGCTGGCGGTGGAAATCACCGAGAACAGCCCGGTGCCCGACATCGACACCGTGGCCGACAGCCTGCTGGCGCTGCATGCGGCCGGCGTGCGACTGTCGCTCGACGACTTCGGCACGGGTTATTCGGCCCTGTCGATGCTCGCCAGGTTTCCGTTCAACGAAGTCAAGATCGACCATGCCATGGTGGCGCGGCTCGAGCAGCCGCGCATGCGTGCGGCGGTCTCACTGGCGTATGAAAGTGCCCGCCGCTACAGCGCGACGCTGGTGGCCGAAGGGGTGGAAACCCGGCAGCAGCTCGACACCTTGCTCGAACTCGGCGTGACCCGGGGCCAGGGCTATTTCTTCGCGCCGGCCATGCCGATCGAAGACCTGCTCGCTTCGGAGCGTTTCATGCCCTTCGACCTGACGCAGCCCGACCGCGCCCAGGCGCTGGCCTGA
- a CDS encoding Bug family tripartite tricarboxylate transporter substrate binding protein — MPDSFDPTSSFSRRGLLARGAGLASAATLAGLPLVGRAQPAWPSKPIRLVVPFAPGGSSEIVARAVAGEMAKTIGQNVFVDNKPGAAGNIAMQEVANSTDEHTIILGHIGTLAVNPYIFAKVPYDAERDFAPITLVSKVPSLYVVHPDLPVKNLKEFVAYAKSKPGQMNYGSAGNGSAGHLAFEYLKMVTDTFVVHVPYRGTGPMLTDLLSGRLQAASVGAPALLQFIKAGKLRCIATGTTARLPQLPDVPTVAEQGYKGFEMTQWYGLLAPSKWSKDHVARLEAEAIKASRSTVVKDKLSQDTALAVGNTAAEFDAFIKSEQARWKPVIARAQIKPEGA, encoded by the coding sequence ATGCCCGATTCCTTCGATCCCACTTCCTCTTTTTCGCGCCGCGGGCTGCTCGCGCGCGGTGCCGGCTTGGCATCCGCTGCGACGCTGGCCGGCCTGCCGCTGGTCGGCCGCGCGCAGCCGGCTTGGCCGAGCAAGCCGATCCGCCTGGTCGTGCCGTTCGCGCCGGGCGGCAGTTCCGAGATCGTGGCGCGTGCGGTGGCCGGTGAAATGGCCAAGACCATCGGCCAGAACGTGTTCGTGGACAACAAGCCCGGCGCGGCCGGCAACATCGCCATGCAGGAGGTGGCCAACTCCACCGACGAGCACACCATCATCCTCGGCCACATCGGCACGCTGGCGGTGAATCCCTACATCTTTGCCAAGGTGCCGTACGACGCCGAGCGCGACTTCGCGCCGATCACCCTGGTCTCCAAGGTGCCGAGCCTGTATGTGGTGCACCCCGACTTGCCGGTGAAGAACCTCAAGGAATTCGTGGCCTATGCCAAGAGCAAGCCGGGCCAGATGAACTACGGCTCGGCGGGCAACGGCAGCGCCGGCCACCTGGCCTTCGAATACCTGAAGATGGTGACCGACACCTTCGTCGTGCACGTGCCCTACCGCGGCACCGGCCCGATGCTGACCGACCTGCTGTCGGGCCGCCTGCAGGCCGCATCGGTCGGCGCACCCGCGCTGCTCCAGTTCATCAAGGCCGGCAAGCTGCGCTGCATCGCCACCGGCACCACCGCGCGGCTGCCGCAGTTGCCGGATGTGCCGACCGTGGCTGAACAGGGCTACAAGGGTTTCGAGATGACGCAGTGGTACGGCCTGCTCGCGCCGAGCAAATGGTCCAAGGACCACGTCGCGCGGCTCGAGGCCGAGGCGATCAAGGCCAGCCGCAGCACGGTGGTGAAAGACAAGCTGTCGCAGGACACGGCGCTCGCGGTGGGCAACACCGCCGCCGAATTCGACGCCTTCATCAAGTCCGAGCAGGCCCGCTGGAAACCCGTGATCGCACGCGCGCAGATCAAGCCCGAAGGCGCCTGA
- a CDS encoding DoxX family protein has protein sequence MRFSQTPLRPGLSHTRIAGIAFVFLWFFIGGLAHFALTGLEMRIVPPYIPWPRAAVLVSGVFELLGAAGLLWRPTRRAAGWGLFLLTLAVTPAHFYMLQQPELFPSVPYWALVLRLPVQVGLLWLIVWSTTGEWSDDAGRRFRR, from the coding sequence ATGCGTTTCTCTCAGACCCCGCTTCGCCCAGGACTCAGCCACACGCGCATCGCGGGCATCGCCTTCGTCTTCCTGTGGTTCTTCATCGGCGGCCTGGCCCATTTCGCACTGACCGGGCTGGAGATGCGCATCGTGCCACCCTACATCCCCTGGCCACGCGCCGCCGTGCTGGTCAGCGGCGTGTTCGAACTGCTGGGTGCCGCCGGCCTGTTGTGGCGTCCCACGCGCCGCGCGGCGGGCTGGGGCCTGTTCCTGTTGACGCTGGCCGTCACGCCGGCGCACTTCTACATGCTCCAGCAGCCGGAACTGTTTCCTTCGGTGCCGTACTGGGCGCTGGTGCTGCGGCTGCCAGTGCAGGTGGGTCTGCTGTGGCTGATCGTGTGGAGCACCACCGGCGAATGGTCGGACGATGCAGGCCGACGGTTCCGGCGCTAG
- a CDS encoding cytochrome b, producing the protein MNTTTTRPSATWPVPDSPARYGTVSRCFHWGMALCFAVVFSAALVHYFAEKTALDAWLWPAHKPTGALLMGLVVLRAAWALLHARQRPPHVNLAAHLGHLALYALMIAVPAIGLLRQYGSGREFAPFGVHLMQARPDDKIEWMTQLGSLLHGELGWVLLAIVAGHIFMALWHRRSRHHDVLPRMTD; encoded by the coding sequence ATGAACACCACGACGACCCGTCCTTCGGCCACCTGGCCTGTCCCCGATTCGCCGGCACGCTACGGCACGGTGAGCCGCTGCTTCCACTGGGGCATGGCCCTGTGTTTCGCGGTGGTGTTCTCCGCCGCGCTGGTGCACTATTTTGCGGAGAAGACCGCGCTGGACGCCTGGCTCTGGCCAGCGCACAAACCCACCGGCGCGCTGCTCATGGGCCTGGTGGTGCTGCGCGCGGCCTGGGCCCTGCTGCATGCACGCCAGCGCCCACCGCACGTGAACCTGGCCGCGCACCTGGGGCACCTGGCGCTGTACGCGCTGATGATCGCCGTGCCCGCCATCGGCCTGCTGCGCCAATACGGTTCCGGACGCGAATTCGCGCCGTTCGGCGTGCATCTGATGCAGGCCCGGCCCGACGACAAGATCGAATGGATGACGCAGCTCGGCAGCCTGCTGCACGGCGAGCTCGGCTGGGTCCTGCTGGCCATCGTGGCCGGGCACATCTTCATGGCGCTGTGGCACCGGCGCAGCCGCCACCACGACGTGTTGCCGCGCATGACGGACTAG